In one window of Helianthus annuus cultivar XRQ/B chromosome 17, HanXRQr2.0-SUNRISE, whole genome shotgun sequence DNA:
- the LOC110923010 gene encoding MDIS1-interacting receptor like kinase 2 — protein sequence MSCINLLLLSLALLIISLSSTRNFASASLDEANALLKWKATLQIPNNSLLSSWTPLPMNATASTPCTSWFGVVCNDYWSIYRLNLTSSQLNGTLDQFPFSFLHNLSHFELSVNQLFGPIPSQIRLLSNLVYLDLSGNKFSGLIPPEIGMLASLETLHLFENNLYGSIPQEIGQLSFLSELALYNNSLEGELPLTLGNLKNLGYLYLDDNRLSGQIPNEFGNLVNLVEVYISNNFLSGPIPPAIGNLKQLTVLYLFQNNLNGSIPPELGSLVSLERLSLFANNLSGPIPSSFGHLTSLNLLHLYQNQLSGPIPAELGNLKSLKELALSENQLNGSIPSSLKNLRKLQYLYLRVNKLSGPIPRGLESPYMLELEMDNNQLSGRLPEDLCHGGMLQYLSLSHNQLIGPIPIGLRNCSSLIRAQFDFNQLTGDISNSFGVYPSLDYLDASHNNFQGQLSQNWSKCKNLTALGLGHNNISGYIPPEFGNSTRLQRLDLSSNHLVGDIPKELGKMEGMLYLSLKENKLSGVIPQELGSLQNLLALDLSTNRLNGSLSTYIGEWEHIYYLNLSNNKLNGKIPPEIGKLGQLAALDFSWNSLTKEIPPEIQSLVSLESLNLSHNRLSGLIPNAFGKLPGGIVVDLSYNELVGPVPTSFPIFKNSTIQVFQGNPGLCGNVTGLKLCSSQIMGKKYNDSFHHRIILVTVLPLFMVISLCSLHTCRKQKKTSLSVKQLDEKSMECAPELGGSTGPETNK from the coding sequence ATGTCTTGTATAAACTTGTTACTTCTATCTCTAGCTCTACTAATCATATCATTATCATCCACACGGAATTTTGCTTCTGCCTCTTTGGATGAAGCCAATGCTCTTCTTAAATGGAAAGCTACCCTACAAATTCCAAACAACTCCTTGTTATCTTCTTGGACTCCCCTCCCTATGAATGCTACTGCTTCGACTCCATGCACTTCATGGTTCGGTGTAGTTTGCAATGATTATTGGTCCATTTATAGGTTGAACCTCACATCCTCTCAATTAAATGGTACTCTCGATCAGTTTCCATTCTCTTTTCTCCATAACCTTTCTCATTTTGAGCTTAGTGTAAACCAACTTTTCGGTCCAATCCCCTCACAAATCCGGCTCCTATCCAACCTTGTTTATCTTGATCTTTCGGGGAATAAATTTTCAGGTTTAATCCCACCAGAAATAGGGATGTTAGCCAGTCTTGAAACCCTCCATCTTTTTGAAAATAACTTATATGGTTCAATACCACAAGAGATTGGTCAACTGAGTTTTCTCTCTGAGCTTGCCTTGTATAATAATTCTCTTGAAGGAGAATTGCCTCTAACATTGGGCAACTTAAAAAACTTGGGTTACCTATATCTTGATGACAATAGGCTATCTGGTCAAATTCCAAATGAGTTTGGGAACCTTGTCAATCTTGTGGAAGTGTATATCAGTAACAATTTTCTAAGTGGTCCTATCCCACCTGCAATTGGGAATTTGAAGCAGCTTACTGTCTTGTACCTTTTTCAAAACAACTTGAATGGTTCGATACCACCAGAACTCGGTAGTCTAGTCTCACTTGAGCGCCTCAGCCTCTTTGCAAACAATCTATCAGGCCCAATTCCTTCATCGTTTGGTCATTTGACGTCTTTGAATCTCCTGCACTTGTACCAAAACCAACTCTCTGGACCCATTCCAGCTGAACTAGGGAACTTGAAGTCACTTAAAGAGTTGGCGTTGAGCGAAAACCAACTCAATGGTTCTATACCTTCATCACTGAAAAACCTGAGAAAGCTACAATATTTGTATCTTCGTGTGAACAAATTATCTGGTCCTATACCACGAGGACTAGAAAGTCCATACATGCTTGAGCTAGAAATGGACAATAATCAATTGTCTGGACGTTTGCCTGAAGATTTGTGCCACGGAGGAATGCTTCAATATTTGTCACTAAGTCATAATCAACTCATTGGTCCTATACCAATAGGCCTAAGGAATTGCTCGAGCTTAATAAGAGCCCAATTTGACTTTAATCAACTTACTGGAGATATATCAAATAGTTTTGGGGTGTATCCAAGTTTAGATTACCTTGATGCAAGTCATAACAATTTTCAGGGGCAATTGTCTCAAAACTGGAGTAAATGCAAGAACTTAACAGCCTTAGGTTTGGGACATAACAACATCAGTGGTTACATACCACCCGAGTTTGGAAACTCAACTCGACTACAAAGGCTTGATCTTTCTTCAAACCATTTGGTTGGTGATATTCCGAAGGAACTTGGAAAGATGGAAGGTATGTTGTATTTGTCCTTGAAAGAAAACAAACTTTCGGGTGTTATACCTCAAGAGCTTGGGTCGCTTCAAAATCTCCTTGCTCTCGATCTATCCACAAATAGATTAAACGGGTCCCTATCAACGTATATTGGTGAGTGGGAGCACATATATTACTTGAATCTTAGTAATAACAAGCTCAACGGAAAAATCCCACCTGAAATTGGTAAACTAGGTCAACTTGCCGCGCTTGATTTCTCCTGGAATTCACTTACAAAAGAGATACCCCCTGAAATTCAAAGTTTGGTGAGTTTGGAAAGTCTGAACCTTTCACATAATAGATTATCTGGTTTGATTCCTAATGCCTTTGGTAAATTGCCTGGTGGGATTGTTGTCGACTTGTCTTACAATGAGTTGGTAGGTCCGGTTCCCACTTCATTTCCCATCTTCAAAAATTCTACCATACAAGTATTCCAAGGCAATCCAGGTTTGTGTGGAAATGTTACAGGATTGAAACTTTGTTCAAGTCAAATTATGGGGAAGAAATATAATGATAGCTTTCACCATAGGATCATCCTTGTGACAGTGCTCCCTCTTTTCATGGTAATTTCACTCTGCAGCCTCCATACTTGTCGGAAACAAAAGAAAACTTCTTTATCAGTAAAACAGTTGGATGAAAAAAGTATGGAATGTGCACCGGAGTTAGGTGGGTCAACCGGACCCGAAACCAACAAATGA